One region of Candidatus Methanoplasma cognatum genomic DNA includes:
- a CDS encoding HAD family hydrolase: MEKYGFYIFDLDNTLVDSRKGYEEAFMAAFREFGIPYDPALYNEYIRTPLSATFSKYHPNSPCKYREFISLVMRTYDDTCVNGLRLFPDAERCLYRLSDAGCVLGIVSNSYMPQIREVLALLGVEGMFASVVGQDRVAFSKPDPEPVLLCMSEMDASSENSMMIGDSVNDILAGKGAGLFSVLINRSGENVPCAECDARIRSLDEILI, from the coding sequence ATGGAAAAATATGGCTTCTACATATTCGACCTGGACAACACTTTGGTCGATTCAAGAAAAGGCTATGAGGAAGCGTTCATGGCCGCATTCAGGGAGTTCGGCATACCTTACGATCCGGCGCTTTACAACGAGTACATCCGAACTCCTCTGAGCGCTACATTCTCAAAATATCATCCCAACTCCCCCTGCAAGTACAGAGAGTTCATCTCCCTTGTCATGCGCACCTATGACGATACCTGCGTAAACGGCCTGAGGTTGTTTCCAGACGCGGAAAGATGTCTGTACCGCCTTTCCGATGCGGGCTGCGTGCTGGGAATAGTCTCCAATTCATACATGCCGCAGATCAGAGAAGTGCTCGCGCTGCTCGGTGTGGAAGGTATGTTCGCATCTGTTGTCGGGCAGGACAGAGTGGCGTTCTCAAAGCCGGATCCCGAGCCGGTTCTGCTGTGCATGTCCGAGATGGACGCATCCTCTGAGAACTCCATGATGATCGGGGACAGCGTCAACGACATATTGGCCGGGAAGGGAGCCGGTTTGTTCTCGGTACTTATAAACAGGAGCGGGGAGAATGTTCCGTGCGCCGAATGCGACGCGCGAATAAGAAGCCTGGACGAGATCTTAATCTGA